From one Rosa rugosa chromosome 4, drRosRugo1.1, whole genome shotgun sequence genomic stretch:
- the LOC133707051 gene encoding beta-amyrin 28-monooxygenase-like — protein sequence MEMEMLILSVLVLFVSLYYVFRMLNRNASKNEVHHHHQLQLPPGSSGWPIIGEGLAFLMTAKRGVPEKFIGERRIKYSSSDSKSKSSSCKVFTTSLLRESMAVLCSAAGNKFLFSNENKLVKSWWPANIDTIFASSSKTNTAEESIRHRKVLSPFLGPDSLRKYLGIMDAVTKRHLDLFWSDKKQVKVLALTKMHTFTLVCKIFLNVEDPAVIAKLEKSIQHIAAGFISLPINLPGTAFNRAIQASKQVRKDLEKMVKQRRIDLDTAVAADENNNNQDLMSKLLLEKYSDGQQMNETDIANKLNGLLIAAYDNIFITLCSIIMYLSELPTVYDAVLKEQMEIADSKAEGELLNWEDIQKMKYTWNVVCEVLRLEPPNPGTFREAMTDFVYEGFLIPKGMKLYWSVFSTHRNPEYFPDPKKFDPSRFDGGGPAPFSYVPFGGGPRMCPGKEYVRFTILVFMHNLVTRFRWEKVFPDEKMVMTPFLLPTKGLPVRLYPHLSTSSL from the exons ATGGAAATGGAGATGCTTATCCTTTCTGTGCTAGTTCTCTTTGTTTCTCTCTACTATGTTTTTCGTATGTTGAATAGAAATGCTAGCAAAAATGaagttcatcatcatcatcagcttcAGCTCCCACCAGGAAGCTCAGGTTGGCCCATCATCGGTGAAGGCCTTGCTTTTTTGATGACAGCCAAAAGGGGTGTCCCGGAGAAGTTCATAGGAGAAAGGAGGATCAAGTACTCATCATCAGATTCCAAAAGCAAAAGCAGCAGCTGCAAGGTGTTCACCACATCGTTGCTGCGTGAATCCATGGCGGTGCTATGTTCGGCCGCTGGAAACAAGTTCCTGTTTTCGAACGAGAACAAACTCGTGAAGTCATGGTGGCCTGCTAACATCGACACCATCTTTGCCAGCTCCAGCAAAACAAACACCGCCGAGGAGTCCATTCGTCACCGCAAAGTTCTATCTCCGTTTCTCGGCCCCGATTCTCTCCGAAAGTACTTAGGGATCATGGATGCTGTCACCAAACGTCATCTGGACCTGTTCTGGTCGGATAAAAAACAAGTCAAAGTTCTAGCCCTAACAAAGATGCACACCTTCACATTGGTGTGTAAAATCTTCTTAAACGTGGAGGATCCAGCAGTGATTGCCAAACTAGAGAAGTCAATTCAGCATATTGCAGCAGGCTTCATTTCATTGCCCATAAATCTGCCTGGCACAGCATTCAACCGAGCCATCCAAGCATCCAAGCAGGTCAGGAAGGACCTTGAAAAAATGGTTAAACAAAGGAGAATAGATCTAGATACAGCTGTGGCAGCAgatgaaaataataataatcaagaTTTAATGTCTAAGTTGCTGCTGGAGAAATATAGCGACGGCCAACAAATGAACGAAACCGACATCGCCAACAAGTTAAATGGTCTACTCATTGCTGCTTATGACAATATATTCATCACCTTGTGTTCTATCATCATGTATCTATCGGAGCTTCCTACAGTTTATGATGCCGTCCTTAAAG AGCAAATGGAGATAGCAGATTCAAAAGCAGAAGGAGAGTTGCTCAACTGGGAGGACATACAAAAAATGAAATACACATGGAATGTTGTATGTGAAGTGTTGAGATTGGAGCCGCCAAATCCTGGAACTTTTAGAGAGGCCATGACCGACTTTGTCTATGAAGGATTTCTGATTCCTAAAGGAATGAAG TTATACTGGAGTGTGTTTTCGACACATAGAAACCCAGAGTACTTCCCAGATCCGAAAAAGTTCGACCCATCAAGGTTCGACGGAGGAGGACCAGCTCCTTTTTCATACGTCCCATTTGGAGGAGGACCGCGGATGTGCCCTGGAAAAGAATATGTTCGCTTTACGATTTTGGTTTTCATGCATAACTTGGTCACCAGATTTAGGTGGGAGAAGGTTTTTCCTGACGAGAAAATGGTGATGACCCCATTTCTTCTTCCTACCAAAGGACTTCCAGTTCGCCTTTATCCTCATCTATCAACATCATCACTGTGA